In Moorena sp. SIOASIH, the sequence CCAAGGAAAATCTATTATAATATGCGGCGGCGAGACCTTGAATAAAGCTTAAGCATTCAACAACAATTTCATGATGTAAAATATTTCAACCTTGGTTTCTGAGTGCTATTAGTTAATATCTCTCTACCTAAGGTATAAAAGTTATATTTTACACCACCTACTGCAGGTGTGATTACACCTGCAGTAGGTAGGTTTAATACCTGAAGGGTTCAGACATAATCTCAGAGCGCAACTTTCCATCCAATTCCGATTTAACAATCTCCTCCACTAAAATCAGATGCACTCCCTTAGAACTGAAAATCGGCTTAAGCAAGGCGGCTCAGTCGCAAAAACAGCAGCAGAAATTTCGGGCTTAAACTCCTGACTTTTAACAATTCCACGATATCCTCCAGAGCGACGTAACTCAGTATCCTGGATGTATTCGTGGGCAATCTCATAGAAACTTGTCTCCCCTTCATCGAACTGATAGAAAATAATTTTAGTCTTTTAGTCCAAGAGTAGTCTTGGGCTATTTTTTATGGTTTTTCTCAGCTTCACTAGTTTTGTGGACATAAATATTTTAGTTGATTACCTAAATTAGAGAGAGGTTAAGTATCAGAATACTGGGATAGGTTAATTGTGAGCTATGAATAGGTTTAGCAGTAGGTAATGACATATAATTTAATGACAAAAGTGTTTTTGATTTAGCATCAATAAGCTTTAAAAATACTAGACAGATTAAATTTAATTTGAATAGGATTAAAACAGGAATAACAAATTACTATTTTATTCCTGGTCAAGAACACAGATTAATTATTGGAGAAACATCCACATGGCTAATATTAATATCAATAATCTTTCAGCTCTTAATATGACTGGCGCTGATTTGTTTAACGATTCAGAAAGCTTTATGACGGAGCTGAGTGATGAAAGCGAACAAATGGTAATGGGTGGTTGTGAAGTTTGTGAGTTGACAGCTGTATGCGTAACTGACAGTTGTTGTCATACTCTTCAAGTATGTCTCCAGAAGACTGCAATTAATGGAGAAGCATTTGCTTGATGTGGGTATTTCAGCCTATTAATTTGCTTAAAGATGAGCTTTTGGCTCAAAATTACATAACCTATATCGAACAAGGTCTTGAGATACTTGTTTCGGTCAGTCGCTGTCCCTTTGGCTGAAGACTTAAGTACCAATTCCATAGGTAGGGTGGGCAGCAAATTTGCTCATCTCTACTCATCTCACTGATAGGGTTTTATACCAAATCCGGTTTAATTAAGACTATATTCAAAACAATCAAATTCCTTGCTTATAATTGATTTGATGATTTAGGTAAATCACCTATAATATAATAACCGGATTTGGTATTTATTATTTATTCATCTGCGTAAGTCCTGAGCTTTTAAATCAAAACAATTCGAGCAATAAATTTATAATAATAACCTAAGCAAATTGACCACTTAATCCAAATTATTAACAACTTCAACTTCCCCAATCTCTCCCTTCAACCACCCAGTAAACAAATCAGACATAATCTCAGAACGCAACTTATCATCCAATTCCGATTTAACAATCTCCTCAACCAAAATCAGATGCACTCCCTTAGAACTCACAATCGGCTTAAGCAAGGCGGCTCAGTCGCAAAAACAGCAGCAGAAATTTCGGGCTTAAACTCCTGACGCTTAACAATTCCCCGATATCCTCCAGAGCGCCGTAACTCATTATCCTGGATGTATTCGTGAGCAATCTCATAGAAACTTGTCTCCCCTTCATCAAACTGGTAGAAACTAATCTTAGTCTTTTAGTCCAAGAGTACTCTTGGGCTTTTTTTTATGGTTTTTCCCAGTTTCACTAGTTTTGTGGACATAAATGTTTTAGTTGATTACCTAAATTAGAGAGAGGTTAAGTATCAGAATACTGGGATAGGTTAATTGTGAGCTATGAATAGGTTTAGCAGTAGGGAATGACATATATTTTAATGACAAAAGTGTTTTTGGTTTAGCATCAATAAGTTTTAAAAATACTAGACAGATTAAATTGAATTTGGATAGGATTAAAACAGGAATAATAAATTACTATTTTATTCCTGATAAAGAACACAGATTAATTATTGGAGAAACATCCACATGGCTAAGATTAAGATCAACAATCTTTCAGCTCTTAATCTAACTGGCGCTGAGTTGTTTAAGGATTCAGAAAGTTTTATGATGGAACTGAATGAAGAGAGTGAAACAACCCGTATCATAGGGGCTAGTCCAGTTTGCTGCAAATGTAGTGACTACTACGTAATGCAACTAGCAGCTCAGTAAAACTTCTTCGTGGAATCTTAACAGGGAACAGAGAGTTCTAAAACCGAACTTTTGCAATATTTATGGTTCTTCAGTACCTATTATGCTAAATGTCGAGTTAAAAAACTCCAAAAGCTTACTGTACAGGGAAAATTCCGCTATTCAACTAACAAAATTTTCTGAATACGGCCTCTGACCACTGTTCCCTGTTCCCTGTTACAGACTGTTTATTTAGCATAACAAGTACGTAAGAGCCATATTTATACTTAAAATATTTCTACCTTGGCGTCTGATTGCTATTAGTTAGCATCTCTCTGCCTAAGGTAGAAATATCATAGTTAACACCACATTATGGAGGTGTTATTGCACTTTCAGAATGTGGGTTTAATCCCTGAAGAGTAAGAAGATTAGAACTCAAGCATATTTTTTAATCCAGATTATTAACAATCTCAACTTCCCCAATCTCTCCCTTCAACCACCCAGTAAACAAATCAGACATAATCTCAGACCGCAACTTCCCATCCAATTCCGATTTAACAATCTCCTCAACCAAAATCAGATGCACTCCCTTAGAACTAACAATAGGCTTAAGCAACTGTGGCGGCTCAGCAGCAAAGACAGCAGCAGAAATTTCTGGCTTAAACTCCTGACGTTTAACAATTCCCCGATATCCTCCAGAGCGGCGTAACTCAGTATCCTGGATGTATTCGTGAGCAATCTCATAGAAACTTGTCTCCCCTTCATCCAGGGCATAAAACAGTTCCATGGCTAGGTCTTTATCATCTAAAACCACTTCATAAATAACGGCAGCAGCATAATCCAGCTGATGTTCAAAGAAATAGGGTTCAACCTTATCCCCAAAGAGATGTTCAACTACCTTACCAGCCATCAAATTAGTATACACTATTTCTTCAAAATCATCTAAAGACAGACTATATTTTTGCAGCCATGCCCAAGTGTCCTCGGAATTCTCAAGTTTGTTCATTAACCGGAATTGGTCTGCTGCCTTTTGAAGTTCTTCAATCTCTACACGGATGTCAGCACTTTCAGCAGTAGCAGCAATAATCTTGCGCTTCACAATCCCTTCAATAATGTCAGGAATTTGGCAGGTTAGCTGGACTTGGTGAAGAATATCTTCAGTGGTAATCGTAATAGCTGGTAACATGATTATTTATTGGTAATTGTTAATTGGTAGGGAATAGGGAATAGGGAGTAGGGAGTAGGGAGTAGGGAGTAGGGAGTAGGGAGTCGGGAGTAGGGAGTAGGGAGTAGGGAGTAGGGAGTAGGGAGTAGGGAGTAGGGAGTAGGGAGTAGGGAGTAGGGAGTAGGGAATCGGGAATCGGGAATCGGGAATCGGGAATCGGGAATCGGGAGGTCTTGGGGGTTTCCACGACAGTTGCTGATTTTGTCTAACTCCCCACACTCCCACCCCATCCCATTCAAGTCCCCCAAACTTGGGGGATTTAGGGGGCTACTACCCACACCTCCCTCTCTTTCCCTACTCCCTACTCCCTACTCCCTACTCCCTAATAAAACCCAAGACTTTGTACTTCACCCAATTGATAATTGCTACAATTCCAAACCTCCCTGCTGCAACTTCTTAAATGGATCCAGAACTAAATCAATAATCCGACGCTGTCGGACAATGACTTCTGCTGTTGCGGTGTCTCCTGGGCGGAGAGCAATACATTCCTTTGGTGTGGGCATACAGGTTTTATTGAGTTTAATTTCTAAGTCATAAGTAGGCACTTTACCCTGCTCCGTTTCCGTCAGCTTGGAGGTTGGAGAAATTTTGATTACTTTTCCTTCTACTACTCCATAGTCTTGAAAAGGATAAGCATCAAATTTAATTTTTACTGCCATTCCTTCCCGTAACGACCCACTTTCTGAAATAGCTATCTGCGCCCGCAGGGAAAGGAAGGATCCCTGTGGAGCAATCTCGACTATAGTATCTCCAGGTTGCACTACAGCCCCGGCACTTTTGATCGGGGACTGAAACACGATTCCCTCGATCGGGGCGGCTAACATCCTTTGATTTAACTGAAATTCCAAGGATTTAATCTGACTTTTAGTCTGGGATAGTTCGGCTTGGAGGGTAGTAATTTGGGTGTTTATATTATTCAGTTGTTCCTCACTTTTTAGTAAAGCTAGCTTACCAGAATGAACTAAGGTTTTATAACTCCGTTCTTGCTCTTGCAAGCGCAGGCGAGCTTGTTTAATATCAGCCGATGCTTGATGAATCGTCTTTTCATAAGTACCTTGTTGCTCTTTAAGGCGAGACTGAGCTTGTTTTATTTCTAATTCAGTTCTGATGATAGTTTTCTGGGCTTCTTTGGCTGACTGTTGCACATCTAAAAAGCGTTCTTTTGACAAAACCCCTTCTTCATAAGCGTTTTTGTAACGGGGAATTTTTTCCTCAGCACTTTCTAAACGAATGGTTTCTAATTCATAGGCAACCTTGCTAGAGTCTATCGCCCCTCGTGCCTGCTCTATTTGTGCCAATAGTTCTTCTTTTTGTAAACTGTAGGCGAACTTGAACGCTTCCAGATTCTGCCGTGCTTGCTCGACTTGCGCCTGTTTTTCTAACTCTTGAGCTTGGTTTTGTTGCTCCTGGGTACGCAGAGCCAGTATCAATTGGTTTTTCAGCACCTCTAATTGATTCAGGCGATTCTGTTGCCCTTCTAATTTTTTTTGTTCCTGCTGAAGTTCAGTGCTAACTAACTCCGATTCCAGTTCTAGTAAGGTTTGACCAGCCGTTACCAATTCCCCTTCTTTCACCTTAATTGCTGCTACCGTTCCTGCCACGGGAGCATCAAGTTTGATAGTTTCCCCCGTAGGTTCCAATCTTCCTCTGGCTTTCCCCGTCTCATCCACCTGAGCGAATATCGCCCAAGGTAAAGCAATACCGATAAATACTATCAAAAAATACAGTAATCCCCTTGTCCAAACCTGGGGTAATGTATCAAGCAGTTCCTTAGTAGCATAAGACCAGTCATGACCCTGGAGTGCTTGCTCATTCCTAGGTTGATAAGTCGTTTCTTCGGTGAGTAACTCCTCATAGCCACGCTGGTCTGCAATAGTTTGAGTAGGACTATGTCCATTCAATGTATGATTTTCAGGCATATAGCTTTGGTATTTGAGTTGTGAACATAGGATTGATGGGAAAAGGGAACAGGGAACAGGGAACAGGGAGTAGGGAGTAGGGAGCAGGGAGTAGGGAGTAGGGAGCAGGGAGTAGGGAGCAGGGAACAGGGAACAGGGAACAGGGAACAGGGAACAGGGAACAGGGAACAGGGAACAGGGAATAGGGAGCAGGGAAGAGCCGTAGGGTGTGTTAGGAACGGGCTTGCAATCAGTTTCCGCTTCGTCGCCAGAGTTGGAACAGCCCGTTCCGTAACGCACCACTGGGTCAAACAGCTTTAATCAGATGCAAAAGGCAAGAGGCAAGAGGCAAGAGGCAAAAGGCAAAAGGCAAGAGGCAAGAGTAATCAACGAATTTTTTCCCACACCCCACACCCCACACCCCACACCCCACACCCCACACCCCACACCCCACACCCTACTCCCTATTCCCTACTCCCTACTCCCTACTCCCTACTCCCTACTCCCTGCCCTATAACTGCTGCTGATTCAGATAGAAATAATGTCCTCGCTTTGCCATTAAGTCTTCGTGAGTACCCTTTTCAATCAATACCCCTCTATCGAGCACTAAAATCAAATCAGCTTTCCGTACGGTAGAGAGACGGTGAGCAATCACTAGGGTGGTGCGGTTTTTGAGAATAGTATTGAGATTGGTCTGAATAATCCGCTCGGATTCTGCATCCAGGTGGGAGGTGGCTTCATCGAAAATTAATAGGCGGGGATTTCCCAACAGGGCGCGAGCAATGGCTAAACGCTGTCGCTGTCCCCCAGACAACATCCCTCCTCCCTCCCCAATCTCGGTTTCATAGCCCATGGGCAGTTTTTGGATAAATTCATCGGCACCGGCCAGTTTCGCTGCTGCCATAATTTCTTCTAAGCTAGCTGAGGGATAAGCCAGACCAATGTTTTCTCGAATTGTCCCTCCAAACAGAAACGTATCTTGATCCACCACACCAATTTGCTGGCGCAAGGAGCCTAAGGAAAGACTGGTGATATCCTGCCCATCAATCAACACCTTCCCATCTGAGGGAAGATACAGCCCCAACATCAGCTTGGAAATGGTGCTTTTCCCGGAACCACTGCGCCCCACTAGGGCGACCATTTGCCCTGGTTTGACCTCAAAACTAAGATTTTCCAGGACATTGGTATCACTTTCTGGGTGATAGCGGAAGGTGACCTTATCAAAACGAATGTGACCGCGCAATTGAGGTAATGATTGCCGTGCTTGATAGTGCAAATCTTCTTCTGGTTGGTAATCCAGCACATCATTGATGCGCTCCATGGCAATCACCACTTCCTGAAATTCATTCCACAGTAGCGTCAGCCGCTGGAAAGGCCTGATCACCTGACCCAGCAACATATTAAAAGCCACCAATTGCCCAATGGTGAGCTGATTTTGAATCACCAACCATGCCCCAAACCAAAGCAGTGCCGTAGTCGCTAACCCCTCGATGGTATTGCTGAAAATCTGGAGTCGATTGCTAATCACTTGCCCAGAAAAGTTAGTTTTAACCTCTTTATTTAATAACTCTTCCCAATGCCAGCGTACCGTTTGTTCAACTGCTGTAGACTTGACAGTGCGGACACCAGAAAGCACCTCAATCAGATAACTGCTTTCTTTTGCGATCGCATTAAATACTTCCCGAGAAATTCGTTTTAAAAAAGGTGTAGAAATCAACGCTAGCAGGAAAAAAGGTGGTACAATCACCAAAATTAGCAGCGCCATCTTCCAACTGTACCAAAACATCAACCCCACATAGATAAAAACTGTTAGTAAATCTAGCAGGATAGATAACGCTTCACCGGTAAGAAACCGCTCAATTTTACGATTTTCCTGAATCCGGGAGGTAATATCACCCACAAAACGAGACTCAAAGAAACCCAAAGGTAATCGCAAGGTATGGCTGATAAACCCCACAATTAGTGCTAGGTCTACTTTATTTGCGGTGTGGTCAAGTAAATATTGCCGCAACCCGGTAATCGCAACCCGAAACATAGTAAACATCAGCAATCCTAACCCGACAGCAGTTAGGGTGAGGGTGCTCCGTTGCACCACCACTCGGTCTAAAATTATCTGGGTAAATATCGGTGTAATCAGACCAAATATCTGGATCATCAGGGAAGCAAAAAACACCTCCAGCAACACAACACTGTGAGGCTTTACCAATTCAAAAAATTGCCAGAAGGAGGTCTTACTCTCTTTGGTATCCTTCAGGATTGCTGTGGGTTCCAGTAGCAGTACATAACCAGTCCAATCCGCTTTGAATTCCTGGTGGCTCAGACTTTTCTGACCAAGAGCAGGGTCAGCAATTACCACATGCTTAGGGGTAATTTCATAAACAACAATAAAGTGTTTTCCTTCCCAGTGGACAATCGCAGGTAGCTGTTGTTTTGCCAGTCGATCCAGACTAGCTTTCACCGGTCGAGTGGAAAAGCCAATACTTTCGGCTGCTGCTGATAGTCCCCGCAATGAAGCACCATTACGGTCGGCATTAGAGATATCTCGCAAGCGGTTAACACTGAATCGTTTTCCCCAATAACGACCGATCATCACCAGACAAGCAGCACCACAGTCAGAACCACTCTGTTGGGCAAAAAACGGATAGCGTCGGATCACTCGCTGCCACAAATGACCAACTTTTTGAGTAGGGCTAGGAAAGTAAGCTTTGCTAATGGTTTGCCTGGGCTTTTGGTCTCCTGAGGTGGGGATATCTTTCTTCTGCCCCACTCCTTCTACTTCCCTCACTCTCCCTTTCTTTGCTTCTGCCAAAGGACTCTCCGACGGCATCAGCAGGGAATTTTGCCCTTGGGCCTGACGATAAAAATGCTCGCGGATTTGGGGATGTTTGCTAATCAGGGGAAATAACAGTTCCGGAGTTAGATAACAGAGCTTAGTTTTGAGGGATGCTCTGGCTGAGTAAGACTCAAAAGACTCTTCTGGAAAGAAAGTACACTCCCCAAAGGAAGCTCCAGCTTGTAAGTTGGTAATTAACTCCCCCGCACTATTAATCAGTCTGACCTTTCCGGAAATCACAATATAAATGCCAGCCTCAGCATCTGTTGACTGCCAAAATTGACCGACCGTTGGCTCACGATATTTTATTTGTTTGAGACAGCGTGATACCTCTAATTCTGAAAGAGAATGCCCTAGAGTATGGGCGAGTTGCTGAGGGGAAATCAGTGGATTAGATTTAGATATATGTCGAACCATCATCTCATGCCATGTTGCTGGGATTGAATAACCAAAAACTATTGGACTCAGAGCCATTAGCGGATTTCAGGTCAGAAATTAAGATGCTGTGACCATCGTTTTCTTGTCCCCTAGCTGATTTAACCTTTCTCCGTGTTGGTATAGTCGATAATCCCATCTCCTTGAGCAATCGTTGTAGGTGACGATTGCT encodes:
- a CDS encoding peptidylprolyl isomerase, translated to MLPAITITTEDILHQVQLTCQIPDIIEGIVKRKIIAATAESADIRVEIEELQKAADQFRLMNKLENSEDTWAWLQKYSLSLDDFEEIVYTNLMAGKVVEHLFGDKVEPYFFEHQLDYAAAVIYEVVLDDKDLAMELFYALDEGETSFYEIAHEYIQDTELRRSGGYRGIVKRQEFKPEISAAVFAAEPPQLLKPIVSSKGVHLILVEEIVKSELDGKLRSEIMSDLFTGWLKGEIGEVEIVNNLD
- a CDS encoding peptidase domain-containing ABC transporter; the protein is MMVRHISKSNPLISPQQLAHTLGHSLSELEVSRCLKQIKYREPTVGQFWQSTDAEAGIYIVISGKVRLINSAGELITNLQAGASFGECTFFPEESFESYSARASLKTKLCYLTPELLFPLISKHPQIREHFYRQAQGQNSLLMPSESPLAEAKKGRVREVEGVGQKKDIPTSGDQKPRQTISKAYFPSPTQKVGHLWQRVIRRYPFFAQQSGSDCGAACLVMIGRYWGKRFSVNRLRDISNADRNGASLRGLSAAAESIGFSTRPVKASLDRLAKQQLPAIVHWEGKHFIVVYEITPKHVVIADPALGQKSLSHQEFKADWTGYVLLLEPTAILKDTKESKTSFWQFFELVKPHSVVLLEVFFASLMIQIFGLITPIFTQIILDRVVVQRSTLTLTAVGLGLLMFTMFRVAITGLRQYLLDHTANKVDLALIVGFISHTLRLPLGFFESRFVGDITSRIQENRKIERFLTGEALSILLDLLTVFIYVGLMFWYSWKMALLILVIVPPFFLLALISTPFLKRISREVFNAIAKESSYLIEVLSGVRTVKSTAVEQTVRWHWEELLNKEVKTNFSGQVISNRLQIFSNTIEGLATTALLWFGAWLVIQNQLTIGQLVAFNMLLGQVIRPFQRLTLLWNEFQEVVIAMERINDVLDYQPEEDLHYQARQSLPQLRGHIRFDKVTFRYHPESDTNVLENLSFEVKPGQMVALVGRSGSGKSTISKLMLGLYLPSDGKVLIDGQDITSLSLGSLRQQIGVVDQDTFLFGGTIRENIGLAYPSASLEEIMAAAKLAGADEFIQKLPMGYETEIGEGGGMLSGGQRQRLAIARALLGNPRLLIFDEATSHLDAESERIIQTNLNTILKNRTTLVIAHRLSTVRKADLILVLDRGVLIEKGTHEDLMAKRGHYFYLNQQQL
- a CDS encoding HlyD family efflux transporter periplasmic adaptor subunit, whose amino-acid sequence is MVRYGTGCSNSGDEAETDCKPVPNTPYGSSLLPIPCSLFPVPCSLFPVPCSLFPAPYSLLPTPYSLLPTPYSLFPVPCSLFPSILCSQLKYQSYMPENHTLNGHSPTQTIADQRGYEELLTEETTYQPRNEQALQGHDWSYATKELLDTLPQVWTRGLLYFLIVFIGIALPWAIFAQVDETGKARGRLEPTGETIKLDAPVAGTVAAIKVKEGELVTAGQTLLELESELVSTELQQEQKKLEGQQNRLNQLEVLKNQLILALRTQEQQNQAQELEKQAQVEQARQNLEAFKFAYSLQKEELLAQIEQARGAIDSSKVAYELETIRLESAEEKIPRYKNAYEEGVLSKERFLDVQQSAKEAQKTIIRTELEIKQAQSRLKEQQGTYEKTIHQASADIKQARLRLQEQERSYKTLVHSGKLALLKSEEQLNNINTQITTLQAELSQTKSQIKSLEFQLNQRMLAAPIEGIVFQSPIKSAGAVVQPGDTIVEIAPQGSFLSLRAQIAISESGSLREGMAVKIKFDAYPFQDYGVVEGKVIKISPTSKLTETEQGKVPTYDLEIKLNKTCMPTPKECIALRPGDTATAEVIVRQRRIIDLVLDPFKKLQQGGLEL